The proteins below are encoded in one region of Levilactobacillus namurensis:
- the rplE gene encoding 50S ribosomal protein L5: MSARLKEKYVNEITPSMMDKFSYSSIMQTPKIDKIVLNMGVGDAVSNAKNLDEAVEELGLISGQKPLVTKAKKSIATFRLREGMSIGAKVTLRGDRMYEFLDKLINVSLPRVRDFHGVSSRSFDGRGNYTLGVKEQLIFPEINFDNVNRVRGLDIVIVTTANTDEESHELLAQFGMPFAH; the protein is encoded by the coding sequence ATGTCAGCTCGTTTAAAAGAAAAGTACGTTAATGAAATTACGCCATCTATGATGGATAAGTTCAGTTACAGTTCAATTATGCAGACTCCTAAGATCGACAAGATCGTCTTGAACATGGGTGTTGGTGACGCGGTCTCCAACGCTAAGAACCTGGACGAAGCCGTTGAAGAACTCGGTTTGATTTCTGGTCAAAAGCCATTGGTTACTAAGGCCAAGAAGTCAATCGCGACCTTCCGTCTTCGTGAAGGGATGTCCATTGGGGCCAAGGTTACCCTGCGTGGCGACCGGATGTACGAATTCCTGGATAAATTGATCAACGTGTCATTGCCACGTGTTCGTGACTTCCATGGTGTTAGCTCCCGCTCCTTTGATGGTCGCGGTAACTACACTCTGGGTGTTAAGGAACAACTGATCTTCCCAGAAATCAACTTTGATAACGTTAACCGTGTCCGTGGTTTGGACATCGTCATCGTTACGACGGCAAACACCGATGAAGAGTCTCATGAATTACTGGCTCAATTCGGCATGCCATTTGCACACTAA
- a CDS encoding type Z 30S ribosomal protein S14, whose translation MAKKSQIAKNKRPAKFSTQAYTRCERCGRPHSVYQKFHLCRICLRELAHKGQIPGMKKASW comes from the coding sequence TTGGCTAAGAAATCACAAATTGCTAAGAACAAGCGTCCTGCGAAGTTTTCTACTCAAGCATATACTCGTTGCGAACGTTGTGGACGTCCACACTCTGTTTATCAAAAGTTCCACCTTTGCCGTATCTGCTTACGGGAATTAGCCCACAAGGGTCAAATTCCTGGCATGAAGAAGGCTAGCTGGTAA
- the rpsH gene encoding 30S ribosomal protein S8: MSMTDPIADFLTRIRNANMVRHESLEVPASKIKRDIAEILKREGFIRNVEYIDDDKQGIIRVFLKYGKDNQRVISGLKRISKPGLRSYVKADAVPKVLNGLGIAIISTSEGVITDKEARAKKIGGEVLAYVW, from the coding sequence ATGTCCATGACTGATCCTATTGCAGACTTCTTGACGCGGATTCGTAACGCCAACATGGTTCGTCACGAATCACTCGAAGTACCTGCATCAAAAATTAAACGTGACATCGCTGAAATCCTGAAGCGCGAAGGATTTATCCGGAACGTGGAATACATCGATGACGACAAGCAAGGCATTATCCGCGTATTCTTAAAGTACGGTAAGGATAACCAACGTGTCATCAGTGGTTTGAAGCGTATTTCAAAGCCCGGCTTACGTTCATACGTTAAGGCCGACGCTGTACCAAAGGTATTGAACGGTTTAGGTATCGCCATTATCTCCACCTCTGAAGGGGTTATTACTGATAAAGAAGCGCGGGCCAAGAAAATCGGTGGCGAAGTTCTCGCCTACGTTTGGTAA
- the rplF gene encoding 50S ribosomal protein L6: MSRIGYKTVVVPAGVEVKRDGDQVTVKGPKGSLTRTFASEISMKISDGAVDFDRPNDNNKMRALHGTQRANLNNMVEGVVNGFAKTLKLVGVGYRVQLKGNDLILSVGYSNPVHMDVPEDLDVKVPDNTTINIAGISKQEVGDFAAEVRAVRSPEPYKGKGIRYENEYVRIREGKTGK, encoded by the coding sequence GTGAGTCGTATTGGTTATAAAACGGTTGTTGTTCCTGCCGGCGTTGAAGTTAAGCGCGACGGGGACCAAGTTACGGTCAAGGGTCCTAAGGGTTCCTTAACGCGTACTTTTGCATCCGAAATCTCAATGAAGATTAGTGACGGTGCGGTTGATTTCGACCGTCCTAACGATAACAACAAGATGCGGGCCTTACATGGTACGCAACGTGCCAACCTTAACAACATGGTTGAAGGGGTTGTCAACGGTTTTGCGAAGACCTTGAAGCTCGTCGGTGTTGGGTACCGTGTTCAATTGAAAGGTAACGACCTGATTTTGAGCGTTGGTTACTCCAACCCAGTGCACATGGATGTTCCTGAAGACCTGGATGTTAAGGTCCCAGATAACACCACGATCAACATTGCTGGTATCAGCAAGCAAGAAGTCGGCGACTTTGCTGCCGAAGTTCGTGCCGTTCGTTCCCCAGAACCTTACAAGGGTAAGGGTATCCGTTACGAAAACGAATATGTTCGGATTCGTGAAGGTAAGACCGGTAAGTAA
- the rplR gene encoding 50S ribosomal protein L18 has protein sequence MTILITKPDKNKTRQKRHGRVRNKISGNAERPRLNVFRSNKNIYAQVIDDVAGVTLVSASTLDDGVNGDNKTDQAAAVGALVAKRAVEKKIENVVFDRGGYLYHGRVQALAEAARENGLKF, from the coding sequence GTGACTATTTTGATTACGAAACCAGATAAAAACAAGACGCGTCAAAAGCGTCATGGACGTGTCCGGAACAAAATTTCTGGTAATGCAGAACGCCCACGCTTAAACGTATTCCGCTCTAACAAAAACATCTACGCTCAAGTAATTGATGACGTAGCGGGTGTAACGCTTGTTAGTGCCTCTACGTTAGACGATGGTGTTAATGGCGACAACAAGACTGACCAAGCTGCGGCTGTCGGTGCTTTAGTTGCTAAGCGTGCCGTTGAAAAGAAGATTGAAAATGTTGTGTTTGACCGTGGCGGGTACTTGTACCATGGCCGTGTTCAAGCGCTAGCGGAAGCTGCTCGTGAAAACGGGCTCAAATTTTAA
- the rpsE gene encoding 30S ribosomal protein S5, giving the protein MAKFIDPDKLELEDNVVAINRITKVVKGGRRLRFAALVIVGDKNGHVGFGTGKAQEVPEAIRKAVEAAQKNLIEVPIVGTTIPHEIIGNYGGGKILLKPAAEGSGVAAGGAVRSVMELAGVADVTSKRLGSNTPVNAVRATFEGLERLKRAEEVAALRGVSLQHLAE; this is encoded by the coding sequence ATGGCAAAGTTTATTGATCCCGACAAGTTGGAACTAGAAGACAACGTCGTTGCTATCAACCGGATTACGAAGGTTGTTAAAGGTGGTCGTCGTCTGCGATTTGCTGCTCTTGTCATTGTCGGCGATAAGAACGGTCACGTTGGCTTCGGTACTGGTAAAGCACAAGAAGTTCCAGAAGCTATCCGTAAGGCTGTTGAAGCCGCTCAGAAGAACCTGATCGAAGTTCCAATCGTGGGAACGACCATTCCTCACGAAATTATTGGTAACTACGGTGGTGGGAAGATCTTGTTGAAGCCTGCTGCTGAAGGTTCTGGAGTTGCCGCTGGTGGTGCCGTACGTTCCGTCATGGAATTAGCCGGTGTTGCCGATGTTACTTCAAAGCGTTTAGGTTCCAACACGCCTGTTAACGCTGTTCGGGCTACTTTCGAAGGTCTCGAACGTTTGAAGCGTGCTGAAGAAGTTGCTGCCCTCCGTGGCGTATCACTTCAACACTTAGCTGAATAA
- the rpmD gene encoding 50S ribosomal protein L30, with the protein MAQLKVTLIHSAAHRLPKQRKIVEAMGLKRVNSSVLQPDNEATRGALFQIAHLIKVEEVK; encoded by the coding sequence ATGGCTCAATTGAAAGTTACTTTAATTCATAGTGCTGCTCACCGTCTCCCTAAACAGCGTAAAATCGTTGAAGCAATGGGCTTAAAGCGAGTTAACAGCTCTGTTTTACAACCCGACAACGAAGCTACTCGTGGTGCGCTTTTCCAAATCGCCCACTTGATTAAGGTTGAAGAAGTTAAGTAG
- the rplO gene encoding 50S ribosomal protein L15: MKLNELKPAEGSRKVRNRVGRGDSSGNGKTSGRGQKGQKARSKTRLGFEGGQMPLYRRIPKRGFTNINRKEFAVVNLDALNVFDDGAEVNPAALVEAGIVKNEKAGIKILGNGELKKKLTVKAAKFSKSASQAIEAAGGKTEVI; the protein is encoded by the coding sequence ATGAAGTTGAATGAATTGAAACCTGCTGAAGGCTCACGTAAGGTCCGTAACCGGGTTGGTCGTGGTGATTCATCTGGTAACGGTAAGACCTCTGGTCGTGGCCAAAAGGGTCAAAAGGCTCGTAGCAAGACCCGTTTGGGCTTTGAAGGTGGCCAAATGCCATTGTACCGTCGGATTCCAAAGCGTGGGTTTACCAACATTAACCGTAAGGAATTTGCTGTCGTAAACTTGGACGCTTTGAACGTCTTCGATGATGGTGCTGAGGTTAACCCAGCTGCATTGGTTGAAGCCGGAATCGTGAAAAACGAAAAGGCTGGCATCAAGATCTTGGGTAATGGCGAACTGAAGAAGAAGTTGACGGTCAAGGCCGCTAAGTTCTCCAAGTCCGCTAGCCAAGCTATCGAAGCTGCTGGTGGTAAGACTGAGGTGATTTAA
- the secY gene encoding preprotein translocase subunit SecY — protein sequence MLSSLKNAFKIKDIRNKILFTLMVLIVFRLGTYITVPGINAKALQSVASSGLVSILDTFSGGGLTNYSIFAMGVSPYITAQIVIQLLQMDIVPRFVEWSKQGDVGRRKLNQATRYLAIVLAFVQSIGITAGFSALSSLKLVENPSVQTYLAIGLILTGGTMLTTWMGDMITDRGLGNGISMIIFAGIVARTPKSVYQLYQTYFVDADKGTLWQSVLFIIALIVIVLVIVTFVTWVQQAERRVPIQYTRRVSGSPDSSYLPLKVNVAGVIPVIFASSFIATPQTILMAFQNAHSQDTWYRTLSDIFNMQTVDGAILYTVLIIVFTFFYAFVQVNPEKLSENLQKQGSYIPGVWPGHETQSYVSRLLMRLSTVGSLFLGFVSLIPLLAQNLWDLDESIGLGGTSLLIVVGVAIETMRQIDGLMMKREYVGFIQDPEPA from the coding sequence ATGCTATCAAGCTTGAAAAACGCCTTTAAGATTAAAGACATTCGTAATAAGATTCTCTTTACTCTAATGGTTTTGATCGTCTTCCGGCTTGGAACGTACATTACGGTACCTGGCATCAACGCGAAGGCTCTTCAAAGCGTTGCGTCTTCTGGATTGGTTAGTATTTTAGATACCTTTAGTGGTGGTGGGTTGACCAACTATTCCATCTTCGCGATGGGGGTGTCGCCTTACATCACTGCACAAATCGTTATTCAATTGTTACAAATGGACATCGTTCCACGTTTCGTGGAATGGAGTAAGCAAGGGGACGTTGGTCGGCGAAAGTTGAACCAAGCAACGCGTTATCTCGCGATTGTTTTGGCTTTCGTCCAGTCTATCGGGATCACGGCTGGTTTCAGTGCCTTAAGTTCACTGAAGTTGGTTGAAAACCCGAGTGTGCAGACATACTTAGCGATTGGGTTAATCCTGACCGGTGGGACTATGTTGACCACTTGGATGGGTGATATGATTACCGACCGCGGATTAGGTAATGGTATTTCGATGATTATCTTCGCCGGAATTGTTGCCCGGACCCCGAAGTCGGTTTACCAACTTTACCAAACTTACTTTGTCGATGCGGATAAGGGAACTTTATGGCAAAGTGTCTTGTTCATCATTGCGTTGATCGTGATTGTTTTAGTCATCGTTACGTTCGTAACGTGGGTTCAACAAGCCGAACGACGGGTGCCGATTCAATACACGCGGCGGGTATCTGGTTCGCCAGATAGCAGCTACTTACCATTAAAGGTCAACGTTGCCGGGGTTATTCCTGTTATCTTCGCAAGTTCGTTTATTGCGACGCCACAAACTATTTTGATGGCGTTCCAAAATGCGCATTCGCAAGATACGTGGTACCGTACCTTATCGGATATTTTCAATATGCAAACGGTCGACGGAGCCATTTTGTACACCGTTCTGATCATTGTGTTCACGTTCTTCTATGCGTTCGTCCAAGTTAACCCAGAAAAGTTATCTGAGAACCTGCAAAAGCAGGGCAGTTACATTCCTGGTGTCTGGCCTGGTCACGAAACACAGTCATACGTTTCCAGATTATTGATGCGACTCTCAACGGTCGGGTCACTGTTCTTAGGATTCGTATCCTTGATTCCGTTGTTAGCCCAAAACCTGTGGGACTTGGATGAGTCCATCGGGTTAGGGGGAACTAGCCTCTTAATCGTGGTTGGTGTGGCCATCGAAACGATGCGTCAAATTGACGGATTAATGATGAAGCGCGAATACGTTGGCTTTATCCAAGATCCAGAACCAGCTTAA
- a CDS encoding adenylate kinase gives MNLILMGLPGAGKGTQAQKIIEEFHLPHISTGDIFRDAMKNETEMGVAAKKFIDKGELVPDEVTNGIVKDRLAQDDVKDGFMLDGYPRSLAQAEALDSFGPELGRTINAVINIHVEPDVLVERLSGRFICRTCGATYHKLYNNPKVAGTCDVCGGHDFYQREDDKPETVKNRLAVNLKMNTPLVDYYTKKNLLYTVDGDRDIDDVYVDIEKILKTL, from the coding sequence ATGAACTTAATTCTTATGGGTCTGCCAGGTGCCGGTAAAGGGACTCAGGCTCAAAAGATTATTGAAGAGTTCCACTTACCACACATCTCAACGGGAGACATCTTCCGTGATGCGATGAAGAACGAAACTGAAATGGGCGTTGCCGCGAAAAAGTTCATCGACAAAGGTGAACTGGTTCCCGACGAAGTCACGAACGGGATCGTTAAAGATCGGTTGGCTCAGGATGATGTGAAGGACGGCTTTATGTTGGACGGGTATCCCCGTTCACTGGCTCAAGCTGAAGCATTGGACAGCTTTGGTCCAGAATTAGGTCGGACAATCAATGCTGTGATCAACATTCATGTTGAACCGGATGTGTTGGTAGAGCGGTTATCCGGTCGGTTTATCTGCCGGACTTGTGGCGCCACTTACCACAAGCTCTACAATAATCCCAAAGTTGCAGGCACTTGTGATGTCTGCGGCGGTCATGACTTCTACCAACGGGAAGACGACAAGCCGGAAACGGTGAAGAATCGCTTGGCGGTTAATCTTAAGATGAACACGCCACTGGTTGATTACTACACCAAGAAGAACTTGTTGTACACCGTTGATGGTGACCGGGACATCGATGACGTCTACGTCGACATCGAAAAAATCCTCAAAACCCTTTAA
- the infA gene encoding translation initiation factor IF-1, which yields MAKSDVIEVEGKVTETLPNAMFRVELENGHEILAHVSGKIRMHYIRILPGDRVTVEMSPYDLSKGRITYRFK from the coding sequence GTGGCGAAGAGCGATGTCATTGAAGTCGAAGGTAAAGTTACTGAAACATTACCTAACGCGATGTTTCGGGTCGAATTAGAAAACGGTCATGAGATTCTTGCTCACGTTTCTGGTAAGATTCGGATGCACTACATTCGAATTCTGCCTGGTGATCGAGTAACTGTTGAAATGTCACCGTATGACTTGTCTAAAGGCCGGATTACTTATCGTTTTAAGTAA
- the rpmJ gene encoding 50S ribosomal protein L36 has protein sequence MKVRPSVKPMCEHCKVIKRKGRVMIICSANPKHKQRQGK, from the coding sequence ATGAAAGTAAGACCATCAGTTAAGCCAATGTGCGAACACTGCAAGGTTATCAAGCGTAAGGGCCGAGTAATGATCATTTGCTCTGCCAACCCTAAGCACAAACAACGCCAGGGTAAGTAA
- the rpsM gene encoding 30S ribosomal protein S13 has product MPRIAGVDLPRDKRIAYGLTYIFGIGINTAHKIVADAGVSEDVRVRDLTPDQEDKVRAEVDKYKVEGDLRREVSLNIKNLQEMGSYRGMRHRRGLPVRGQHTKNNARTRKGKAVSIAGKKK; this is encoded by the coding sequence ATGCCACGTATTGCTGGAGTGGATTTACCACGTGATAAGCGTATCGCTTATGGTTTGACTTACATTTTCGGAATTGGTATCAACACGGCACACAAGATTGTTGCTGATGCTGGTGTCTCCGAAGACGTACGAGTTCGCGACTTAACGCCAGACCAAGAAGACAAGGTCCGGGCAGAAGTCGACAAGTACAAGGTTGAAGGTGACTTACGTCGTGAAGTCAGCTTAAACATCAAGAACTTACAAGAAATGGGTTCATACCGTGGGATGCGTCACCGTCGCGGTTTGCCAGTTCGCGGTCAACATACCAAGAACAACGCCCGCACTCGTAAGGGTAAAGCCGTATCGATTGCCGGGAAGAAGAAGTAA
- the rpsK gene encoding 30S ribosomal protein S11 produces MATRRTSRKRRVKKNIESGVAHIHATFNNTLVMITDVQGNAIAWSSAGALGFKGSRKSTPFAAQMAAEAAAKASMEHGVKSVEVAVKGPGSGRESAIRAIQATGIEVTAIRDVTPVPHNGTRPPKRRRV; encoded by the coding sequence ATGGCTACTAGAAGAACTAGTCGCAAGCGTCGGGTCAAGAAGAATATTGAATCCGGTGTTGCGCACATTCATGCTACGTTTAACAATACTTTAGTAATGATCACTGACGTTCAAGGGAACGCAATTGCGTGGTCATCAGCCGGTGCCTTAGGTTTCAAGGGTAGTCGGAAGTCAACGCCATTCGCCGCACAAATGGCTGCCGAAGCTGCTGCTAAGGCATCTATGGAACACGGTGTAAAGTCCGTTGAAGTTGCTGTTAAGGGTCCTGGTTCAGGACGTGAATCTGCTATTCGTGCAATCCAAGCTACTGGTATCGAAGTTACAGCTATTCGTGACGTGACGCCAGTGCCTCATAACGGTACTCGTCCTCCAAAGCGTCGTCGGGTTTAA
- a CDS encoding DNA-directed RNA polymerase subunit alpha encodes MIEFEKPNIHKIDESSNYGKFIVEPLERGYGTTLGNSLRRILLSSLPGAAVTSIQIDGVLHEFSTIEGVVEDVTQIILNVKKIALKLNGADDQEETMEINVKGPAQVTAGDIVAGADVDVLNPDLYIATVADGATFHMRMTADKGRGYVSADENKARNTEMPIGVLAVDSIYTPIERVNYQVENARVGQRADYDKLTLDVWTNSSINPSEAISLAAKILTEHLAMFVDLTDEAKNAEIMVEKEETHKEKMLEMTIEELDLSVRSYNCLKRAGINTVQELTNKTEADMMKVRNLGRKSLEEVKAKLADLGLSLRKED; translated from the coding sequence ATGATTGAATTTGAAAAGCCTAACATTCATAAAATTGATGAGAGCAGCAATTACGGCAAGTTTATTGTCGAACCGTTGGAACGGGGTTATGGGACTACCTTAGGGAACTCATTACGTCGGATCCTGCTTTCTTCATTACCTGGTGCAGCCGTTACCAGCATTCAAATCGACGGGGTTCTGCATGAGTTTTCGACTATCGAAGGCGTCGTTGAAGACGTTACGCAGATTATCTTGAACGTCAAGAAGATTGCGTTGAAGCTTAATGGCGCTGACGATCAGGAAGAAACGATGGAGATCAACGTTAAGGGACCTGCACAGGTCACTGCCGGTGATATCGTCGCTGGGGCGGATGTTGATGTGTTGAACCCAGACCTGTACATTGCGACGGTCGCTGATGGGGCAACCTTCCACATGCGAATGACAGCAGATAAGGGCCGCGGCTATGTTTCCGCTGACGAAAACAAAGCTCGGAATACCGAAATGCCAATTGGTGTTTTAGCTGTTGATTCGATCTACACCCCAATCGAACGGGTTAACTACCAAGTAGAGAATGCACGGGTCGGCCAACGGGCTGACTATGATAAATTGACCCTAGATGTTTGGACGAACAGTTCAATCAATCCTAGCGAGGCCATTTCATTAGCTGCGAAAATCTTGACCGAACACTTAGCAATGTTTGTTGACCTAACGGACGAAGCTAAGAATGCGGAAATCATGGTTGAAAAGGAAGAAACTCACAAGGAAAAGATGCTTGAGATGACTATCGAAGAGCTCGACTTGTCAGTTCGTTCTTACAACTGTTTGAAGCGTGCTGGTATCAACACGGTTCAAGAATTGACTAACAAGACGGAAGCGGACATGATGAAGGTTCGTAACTTGGGTCGCAAGTCCCTGGAAGAAGTTAAGGCAAAGTTAGCCGATCTCGGTTTGTCACTTCGGAAAGAAGACTAA
- the rplQ gene encoding 50S ribosomal protein L17, translated as MSYRKLQRTSSQRKALLRDLTTSLILNGRIETTEARAKEVRKTADKMITLGKQGDLHARRQAAAFVRNVVADVKEDGDDIKVTSALQKLFSELAPKYADRNGGYTRILKTMPRRGDGAAMAILEFVD; from the coding sequence ATGAGTTACCGTAAATTACAACGGACTAGTTCTCAACGTAAAGCTTTATTACGCGACTTGACCACTAGTTTAATCTTAAACGGTCGGATCGAAACGACTGAAGCACGCGCTAAAGAAGTTCGTAAGACTGCCGACAAGATGATCACGTTAGGTAAGCAAGGCGACTTGCACGCCCGGCGTCAAGCTGCTGCGTTCGTTCGTAACGTAGTTGCTGATGTTAAGGAAGACGGCGATGACATCAAAGTTACCAGCGCATTGCAAAAGCTGTTCAGCGAATTAGCACCTAAGTACGCGGACCGTAACGGTGGTTACACGCGGATCTTAAAGACGATGCCTCGTCGCGGTGATGGTGCTGCAATGGCAATCTTGGAATTCGTTGACTAA
- a CDS encoding energy-coupling factor ABC transporter ATP-binding protein, translating into MANIIEVQQLSYQYPDSGDRYALKQVSFDVHPGEWLAIVGHNGSGKSTLARAIDGLLPFKEGTVTVGGIQLSPETVWDVRAQIGMIFQNPDNQFVGATVADDVAFGLENRQVPRAAMQKRVQAALAKVGMTQFAHREPASLSGGQKQRVALAGVVAIAPKILILDEATSMLDPQGRQTVLELVRELRQTQQLTVISITHDIDEAASADRILVLDDGRLIEEATPATIFARGTALVQTGLDVPFTVKLAAELRARGIAAPQDFQTTEEMEAWLCQSLLNTSTTPTKQVRP; encoded by the coding sequence ATGGCAAATATTATTGAAGTACAACAACTTTCATACCAGTATCCCGATAGTGGTGACCGGTACGCCCTAAAACAGGTGAGTTTTGATGTGCACCCAGGGGAGTGGCTAGCCATCGTGGGCCATAACGGGAGTGGTAAATCTACGTTGGCCCGAGCCATCGATGGCCTGTTACCCTTCAAGGAAGGCACGGTCACGGTTGGGGGAATTCAGCTGTCTCCTGAGACGGTCTGGGATGTCCGGGCGCAGATTGGGATGATCTTTCAGAACCCGGATAATCAATTTGTGGGTGCCACGGTCGCCGATGACGTTGCTTTTGGATTGGAGAATCGGCAGGTTCCGCGCGCGGCCATGCAAAAGCGGGTCCAAGCAGCCTTAGCTAAGGTCGGCATGACGCAATTTGCACACCGTGAGCCGGCTTCGTTGTCGGGGGGGCAAAAGCAACGCGTTGCCTTGGCTGGCGTTGTGGCCATTGCGCCTAAGATTTTAATCCTGGATGAAGCGACCAGTATGTTGGATCCCCAAGGACGCCAAACCGTCTTGGAGCTAGTGCGCGAGTTACGCCAGACGCAACAGCTGACCGTTATTTCAATCACGCATGACATTGATGAGGCTGCTAGTGCCGACCGGATTTTAGTGTTGGATGACGGCCGATTAATCGAGGAAGCGACTCCCGCAACAATTTTTGCCCGGGGAACGGCACTGGTTCAGACGGGATTGGACGTTCCCTTCACGGTGAAGTTAGCCGCTGAGTTACGTGCCCGGGGAATCGCCGCACCGCAAGACTTTCAAACCACAGAAGAAATGGAGGCGTGGCTATGTCAATCGCTTTTAAACACGTCGACTACACCTACCAAGCAGGTACGCCCTTAG
- a CDS encoding energy-coupling factor ABC transporter ATP-binding protein has translation MSIAFKHVDYTYQAGTPLATPALTDISLTVPDHGYLAIIGHTGSGKSTLIQQLNALLKPTAGEIQIDQFTITPQTTNAALKPLRQHVGMVFQFPESQLFEETIQKDIAFGPHNFGASVDQANQLATTMLDLVGLDASYAQRSPFDLSGGQMRRVAIAGVLAMHPQILVLDEPTAGLDPQGRQEMMALFDRLHREQGLTIVLVTHQMEDVVAYAEQVAVMQGGRLIKTGTPQEIFQDPAWLRAHQLDVPRAARFAQKLAQRGVQWPAGLPLSAAALADAIAQQWPQGGGTHV, from the coding sequence ATGTCAATCGCTTTTAAACACGTCGACTACACCTACCAAGCAGGTACGCCCTTAGCAACGCCGGCTTTAACGGATATTTCCTTGACGGTGCCGGATCACGGCTACCTGGCAATCATTGGCCATACGGGGAGTGGAAAATCAACGCTGATTCAACAGCTGAACGCCCTGCTCAAACCCACGGCCGGTGAGATTCAAATCGACCAGTTTACGATTACGCCGCAGACGACTAACGCTGCTTTAAAGCCCTTGCGGCAACACGTGGGCATGGTCTTTCAATTCCCCGAGAGTCAGCTGTTCGAAGAGACGATTCAAAAAGACATTGCTTTCGGTCCCCATAATTTTGGGGCCAGCGTTGACCAGGCAAATCAATTAGCCACCACCATGTTGGACCTAGTGGGGTTGGATGCTAGCTATGCCCAACGCTCACCGTTTGACCTCTCAGGGGGCCAGATGCGCCGGGTCGCAATTGCCGGTGTTTTGGCCATGCACCCCCAAATCTTAGTGCTGGACGAACCTACTGCGGGGTTAGATCCGCAGGGGCGCCAAGAAATGATGGCCCTCTTTGACCGATTACACCGAGAACAGGGATTAACCATCGTCTTAGTGACCCATCAAATGGAAGATGTGGTGGCTTACGCTGAGCAGGTCGCGGTGATGCAAGGCGGACGACTGATCAAGACGGGAACACCGCAGGAAATCTTTCAAGACCCTGCGTGGCTACGAGCTCACCAGCTGGATGTCCCGCGAGCGGCCAGATTCGCCCAAAAATTGGCGCAGCGGGGCGTTCAATGGCCAGCGGGTCTCCCGCTAAGCGCGGCGGCTTTAGCCGATGCTATCGCCCAGCAGTGGCCGCAGGGAGGTGGCACCCATGTCTAA